The following are from one region of the Actinoplanes sp. L3-i22 genome:
- a CDS encoding TetR/AcrR family transcriptional regulator: MSPRRVPVSRRDRPAKPPLSRAGAVGVALRIMREEGLEKLTMRRLASELDTGPASLYVYVQNMAELHGAILDELLADLRLPTAGAGERWRAELIALMREYTGMLFGYPSLARSVLTLRPSGPHYLRFVEAVLGLLREGGVPVGQAAWGVDLLLQHGTAAAAEHGTRREIVGAEEEVRMFELALREASEAEHPNIAWTRDDLFAGTGPQRLTWAFAALIAGIESVARPAPEIAED, encoded by the coding sequence ATGAGCCCCCGCCGAGTCCCCGTCAGCCGCCGCGACCGGCCCGCCAAGCCCCCGCTCAGCCGGGCCGGCGCGGTCGGGGTGGCGCTGCGGATCATGCGGGAGGAGGGCCTGGAGAAGCTGACCATGCGCCGGCTCGCGTCCGAGCTGGACACCGGGCCGGCATCGCTCTATGTGTATGTGCAGAACATGGCCGAGCTGCACGGCGCGATCCTCGACGAGCTGCTCGCCGACCTGCGCCTGCCCACGGCCGGCGCCGGCGAGCGGTGGCGGGCCGAGCTGATCGCGCTGATGCGGGAGTACACCGGCATGCTGTTCGGTTATCCGAGTCTGGCCCGGTCGGTGCTGACTCTGCGGCCGTCCGGGCCGCACTACCTGCGGTTCGTGGAGGCGGTGCTCGGGCTGCTGCGCGAGGGCGGGGTGCCGGTCGGGCAGGCTGCCTGGGGCGTGGACCTGCTGCTCCAGCACGGGACGGCGGCCGCGGCCGAGCACGGGACCCGACGGGAGATCGTCGGGGCCGAGGAGGAGGTGCGGATGTTCGAGTTGGCGTTGCGGGAGGCGTCGGAGGCGGAGCATCCGAACATCGCGTGGACCCGGGACGACCTGTTCGCCGGGACCGGGCCGCAGCGATTGACGTGGGCTTTCGCGGCGCTGATCGCGGGGATCGAGAGCGTGGCCCGCCCCGCGCCGGAGATCGCCGAGGACTGA
- a CDS encoding GAF domain-containing sensor histidine kinase, with protein MNDQVGDEARLAALHSYQVLDQPRPKVLDELTRLAATMFDTPMAAISLIDRERQWFAGDVGLGVPETPLDVSFCATIIPARKPLIVPDATLHPRFSSYRNVVGAPHLRFYAGAPVIDEDGYVLGALCVIDDEPREVADREIDALNIFAGQAATHLAAIRTRLRMAELGDYLARTEQREEDLIATITHELRTPVTSIQGYLELLCENEELAPYRRLIDPIHRNGQRLVTMVDHILAGTRPHDAPLPEPVAPIDLNTVVTAALASCRALAALRSEPIDVRPAAPVMVRADLARLAHAVEQLLRNAMLFTPVDRPIVVRVTDTPAPAVEIIDRGIGIRADELPYVFDRFFRGRHARDQAVPGVGLGLAIARAAVAAHRGSLQVTSDLRGTTARVTLPATG; from the coding sequence ATGAACGACCAGGTCGGCGACGAGGCGCGGCTGGCCGCGCTGCACAGCTACCAGGTGCTCGACCAGCCCCGGCCGAAGGTGCTCGACGAACTCACCCGGCTCGCCGCGACCATGTTCGACACCCCGATGGCGGCGATCTCGCTGATCGACCGGGAGCGGCAGTGGTTCGCCGGCGACGTCGGCCTCGGCGTCCCGGAGACCCCGCTCGACGTCTCGTTCTGCGCGACGATCATCCCGGCCCGCAAGCCGCTGATCGTCCCGGACGCGACCCTCCACCCGCGCTTCTCGTCGTACCGCAACGTGGTCGGCGCGCCCCACCTCCGGTTCTACGCCGGCGCCCCGGTGATCGACGAGGACGGCTACGTGCTCGGCGCGCTGTGCGTGATCGACGACGAGCCACGCGAGGTCGCCGACCGGGAGATCGACGCGCTCAACATCTTCGCCGGGCAGGCCGCGACGCACCTGGCCGCGATCCGCACCCGGCTGCGGATGGCCGAGCTCGGCGACTACCTGGCCCGCACCGAGCAGCGCGAGGAGGATCTGATCGCCACGATCACGCACGAGCTGCGGACCCCGGTCACCAGCATCCAGGGCTACCTCGAGCTGCTCTGCGAGAACGAGGAGCTGGCGCCCTACCGCCGGCTGATCGACCCGATCCACCGCAACGGGCAGCGCCTGGTCACGATGGTCGACCACATCCTGGCCGGCACCCGCCCGCACGACGCGCCACTGCCCGAGCCGGTCGCCCCGATCGACCTGAACACCGTGGTCACCGCGGCGCTGGCGTCCTGCCGGGCACTCGCCGCGCTGCGCTCCGAGCCGATCGACGTACGGCCCGCCGCGCCGGTGATGGTCCGCGCCGACCTGGCCCGGCTGGCCCACGCGGTCGAACAGCTGCTGCGCAACGCGATGCTGTTCACCCCGGTGGACCGGCCGATCGTCGTCCGGGTCACGGACACGCCGGCTCCGGCCGTGGAGATCATCGACCGCGGCATCGGCATTCGGGCCGACGAGCTGCCGTACGTCTTCGACCGCTTCTTCCGCGGCCGGCACGCCCGCGATCAGGCCGTACCGGGCGTCGGGCTGGGCCTGGCGATCGCCCGGGCCGCGGTGGCCGCGCATCGCGGTTCACTCCAGGTGACCAGCGACCTACGCGGCACCACGGCCCGGGTCACCCTGCCCGCCACCGGCTGA
- a CDS encoding ATP-binding protein, whose amino-acid sequence MSYRRSLLRTLLFAVAYTLSCFAGRLTVMDSTNLSLVWPAAGVAVIWFCAQRQARLNWPDAAAFALVTMVVNMATGAPLRLALVFVMANLLQVAVFLLLFQRWRPGLWGTGGTDPMRSPRDLWGLLAAAFTATLSGSTLGPLAIWLLTGEFSWAAAAVWLARNTASVLLLGAVALSVGHAANGYRDRHGDLCGWWRHGLSLLAVTPRRRVAEYVGLAVTTVAAYAAGFGLGHGLPLTFVLIAVTVWAGTRLATPYVALHSLVTASIAVVFTLRGLGPFAAVQDNAARAFLAQLFVALVAVVGLALALGRDERAALLTELAAEKAELAAHREEASRRADLMTTIVDSMADGLAVIADDGRVLLRNPAAERLLGGQVSPDHRMRSSESYGFFHLDGRPVAEAEMAHHRALAGEPVLSQDFLVRNPGIPEGRILRVTADSFAEPGGRRTAVVLFHDVTAERQHRDELAGFAGVVAHDLLNPVTTVEGWSEAAEEALEGVAGVERARDGLARVHRAAGRMRTLINGLLDYTTARDAQVAPALVDLDELVAEITGARVDASIAAGHPRPRFVVDVLPAVHADPVLVRQLLDNLIGNAIKYTAPGVTPALIVTAARAGDRIRISVSDNGIGIPDGQHDAIFGDFHRAHRTAAYAGTGLGLGICKRIVERHGGTIVAADNPGGGSRFTFTLPAAPVLSNIEVEPMVKL is encoded by the coding sequence GTGTCGTACCGCAGGTCACTGCTGCGCACGCTGCTGTTCGCCGTCGCCTACACGCTGTCCTGCTTCGCCGGCCGGCTGACCGTGATGGACTCGACCAACCTCAGCCTGGTCTGGCCGGCCGCCGGCGTCGCCGTGATCTGGTTCTGCGCCCAGCGGCAGGCCCGCCTCAACTGGCCCGACGCGGCCGCGTTCGCGCTGGTCACGATGGTGGTGAACATGGCCACCGGCGCGCCGCTGCGGCTCGCGCTGGTGTTCGTGATGGCCAACCTGCTCCAGGTCGCGGTCTTCCTGCTGCTCTTCCAGCGCTGGCGACCGGGCCTGTGGGGCACCGGCGGCACCGACCCGATGCGCAGCCCGCGCGACCTGTGGGGGCTGCTCGCCGCGGCGTTCACCGCCACGCTCTCCGGCTCGACCCTCGGCCCGCTGGCGATCTGGCTGCTCACCGGGGAGTTCTCCTGGGCCGCCGCGGCCGTCTGGCTGGCCCGCAACACCGCCAGCGTGCTGCTGCTCGGGGCGGTCGCGCTCAGCGTCGGGCACGCCGCGAACGGCTACCGGGACCGGCACGGTGACCTGTGCGGCTGGTGGCGGCACGGGCTCTCGCTGCTCGCGGTCACCCCGCGGCGGCGCGTCGCGGAGTACGTGGGGCTGGCCGTGACGACCGTCGCGGCGTACGCCGCGGGCTTCGGTCTTGGTCATGGTCTGCCGTTGACCTTCGTGCTGATCGCGGTGACCGTCTGGGCCGGCACCCGGCTCGCGACCCCCTACGTCGCGCTGCACAGCCTGGTCACCGCCAGCATCGCGGTGGTGTTCACGCTGCGCGGGCTGGGCCCGTTCGCGGCCGTCCAGGACAACGCGGCCCGGGCCTTCCTGGCGCAGCTGTTCGTGGCCCTGGTCGCCGTCGTCGGCCTGGCCCTGGCGCTCGGCCGGGACGAGCGGGCCGCGCTGCTCACCGAACTCGCCGCGGAGAAGGCCGAACTGGCCGCGCACCGCGAGGAGGCGTCCCGGCGGGCCGACCTGATGACCACGATCGTCGACTCGATGGCCGACGGCCTCGCGGTGATCGCCGACGACGGCCGGGTGCTGCTGCGCAACCCGGCCGCCGAACGGCTGCTCGGCGGCCAGGTCAGCCCGGACCACCGGATGCGGAGCAGCGAGAGCTACGGCTTCTTCCACCTCGACGGCCGCCCGGTCGCCGAGGCCGAGATGGCCCACCACCGCGCGCTGGCCGGCGAACCGGTCCTGAGCCAGGACTTCCTGGTCCGCAACCCGGGCATCCCGGAGGGCCGGATCCTGCGGGTCACCGCGGACTCGTTCGCCGAGCCGGGCGGCCGGCGTACCGCCGTGGTGCTGTTCCACGACGTCACCGCCGAGCGGCAGCACCGCGACGAGCTGGCCGGCTTCGCCGGGGTGGTCGCGCACGACCTGCTGAACCCGGTGACCACCGTCGAGGGCTGGAGCGAGGCGGCCGAGGAGGCGCTGGAGGGCGTGGCCGGGGTCGAGCGGGCCCGCGACGGCCTGGCCCGGGTGCACCGCGCCGCCGGCCGGATGCGCACCCTGATCAACGGGCTGCTCGACTACACCACCGCGCGCGACGCCCAGGTCGCACCCGCCCTGGTCGACCTGGACGAACTGGTCGCCGAGATCACCGGCGCCCGGGTCGACGCGTCGATCGCGGCCGGCCACCCGCGGCCGCGCTTCGTGGTCGACGTGCTGCCCGCGGTGCACGCCGACCCGGTGCTGGTCCGGCAGCTGCTGGACAACCTGATCGGCAACGCGATCAAGTACACCGCCCCCGGCGTCACACCGGCCCTGATCGTGACCGCCGCCCGGGCCGGCGACCGGATCCGGATCAGCGTCTCGGACAACGGCATCGGCATCCCGGACGGTCAGCACGACGCCATCTTCGGCGACTTCCACCGGGCCCATCGCACCGCCGCGTACGCCGGCACCGGCCTCGGCCTGGGCATCTGCAAACGCATCGTGGAGCGGCACGGCGGCACCATCGTGGCCGCGGACAACCCCGGCGGCGGCTCCCGGTTCACCTTCACCCTGCCGGCCGCGCCGGTCCTCAGCAATATCGAGGTAGAACCGATGGTCAAGCTATGA
- a CDS encoding family 2B encapsulin nanocompartment shell protein, with translation MATPTQSEIRDEEQEQRRQSLSTAAARNLTTTTKTVPQMQEITSRWLLRKLPWVQVSGGAYRVNRRMTYRIGDGRLSFTNVGAQVRVVPAELRELSVLSEFDDVAALGAMADKFVQQEYEPGQVIVEFGSVADQVYLIAHGKVSKIGVGAYGDPVALGVVADGEAFGEHALTDDAGIWDYTAKAMTAVTLLTLPRRAFAEILEQSDQLRTHVEKFRAKNRRPQNKHGEAAISVAAGHKGEPQLDGTYVDYEETPREYELSVAQTILRVHTRVADLYNEPMNQLEQQLRLTVEALRERQEYEMINNREFGLLHNADLRQRIHTRGGPPTPDDLDELLSMRRSTKLFLAHPQAIAAFGRECTKRGIYPPMVDMDGHTVMAWRGVPILPSGKIPVTETHTTSILAMRTGEADQGVVGLHQTGIPDEYQPSLSVRFMGVNEQAIMSYLVSAYYSAAVLVPDALGILDHVELSH, from the coding sequence GTGGCGACTCCCACGCAGTCCGAGATCCGCGACGAAGAGCAGGAACAACGGCGGCAGAGCCTGAGTACGGCGGCCGCGCGGAACCTGACCACGACCACCAAGACGGTTCCGCAGATGCAGGAGATCACCTCCCGGTGGCTGCTGCGCAAGCTGCCCTGGGTGCAGGTGTCCGGCGGGGCCTACCGGGTGAACCGGCGGATGACCTACCGGATCGGCGACGGGCGGCTCAGCTTCACCAACGTGGGCGCGCAGGTCCGGGTGGTCCCGGCCGAGCTGCGGGAACTGTCGGTGCTCAGCGAGTTCGACGACGTCGCCGCGCTGGGTGCGATGGCCGACAAGTTCGTGCAGCAGGAGTACGAGCCGGGTCAGGTGATCGTCGAGTTCGGCTCGGTCGCCGACCAGGTCTACCTGATCGCGCACGGCAAGGTCAGCAAGATCGGGGTGGGCGCCTACGGCGACCCGGTCGCGCTGGGTGTGGTCGCCGACGGCGAGGCGTTCGGCGAGCACGCGCTCACCGACGACGCGGGGATCTGGGACTACACCGCCAAGGCGATGACCGCGGTGACCCTGCTGACCCTGCCGCGCCGGGCGTTCGCCGAGATCCTCGAGCAGAGCGACCAGCTGCGCACGCACGTCGAGAAGTTCCGCGCCAAGAACCGCCGGCCGCAGAACAAGCACGGCGAGGCGGCGATCTCGGTGGCCGCCGGGCACAAGGGCGAGCCGCAGCTGGACGGCACCTACGTGGACTACGAGGAGACCCCGCGCGAGTACGAGCTGAGCGTCGCGCAGACCATCCTGCGCGTGCACACCCGGGTCGCCGACCTCTACAACGAGCCGATGAACCAGCTGGAGCAGCAGCTCCGGCTGACCGTCGAGGCGCTGCGCGAGCGCCAGGAATACGAAATGATCAACAACCGTGAGTTCGGCCTGCTGCACAACGCCGACCTGCGGCAGCGCATCCACACCCGGGGCGGCCCGCCGACCCCGGACGACCTGGACGAGCTGCTCAGCATGCGACGCAGCACCAAGCTGTTCCTGGCCCACCCGCAGGCGATCGCCGCGTTCGGCCGGGAGTGCACCAAGCGCGGCATCTACCCGCCGATGGTCGACATGGACGGGCACACCGTGATGGCCTGGCGCGGCGTGCCGATCCTGCCCAGCGGCAAGATCCCGGTGACCGAGACGCACACCACCTCGATCCTGGCGATGCGGACCGGGGAGGCGGACCAGGGCGTGGTCGGGCTGCACCAGACCGGGATCCCGGACGAGTACCAGCCGAGCCTGTCGGTGCGGTTCATGGGCGTGAACGAGCAGGCGATCATGTCGTACCTGGTCAGCGCGTACTACTCGGCGGCGGTGCTGGTGCCGGACGCGCTGGGCATCCTCGATCACGTCGAGTTGTCGCACTGA
- a CDS encoding family 2 encapsulin nanocompartment cargo protein terpene cyclase yields MAGTLAPDLGRDILRDLAGAPAGDLGAVLTAVPAKFDLDLNGLGTSAARAFRPAPAPSPAPATEQPRLFCPGPLRDDRELGERVNGAVVRWAEKIGIYPGRLDKLRAANFGRYMMLAHPVTSDPDRLLAATKCLVAEWAADDYYVDEVSLGADPMVVGSRLANLYSVVDPASLTPRYQADFEEHHKLQPISVAFRSAMEHLARYASVAQMARFQHQMAILFVAWAQEADWHANRRTPPVWEYLVQRHLNSYLPPMILIDVMGGYELPPGEFFDPRVRTAFTTAGNAAVLINDLYSGKNESENDHNLPTVLAAEDRLTPREAVLRTVDIHNELMTRFVSSAAELSAAGSPTLRRFLADTWAWLGGSREWHATSGRYHSTD; encoded by the coding sequence ATGGCCGGGACCCTTGCACCGGATCTCGGCCGGGACATCCTCCGCGATCTCGCCGGGGCGCCGGCCGGTGATCTCGGGGCGGTGCTCACCGCCGTACCGGCGAAATTTGATCTTGATCTGAACGGGCTCGGCACGTCGGCGGCCCGCGCTTTCCGGCCCGCGCCGGCGCCCTCGCCCGCGCCGGCGACCGAGCAGCCGCGGCTGTTCTGCCCGGGGCCGCTGCGCGACGACCGGGAGCTGGGGGAGCGGGTCAACGGGGCCGTGGTGCGGTGGGCCGAGAAGATCGGCATCTACCCGGGGCGCCTGGACAAGCTGCGGGCGGCGAACTTCGGCCGCTACATGATGCTCGCGCACCCCGTCACCAGCGACCCGGACCGGCTGCTCGCCGCGACGAAATGCCTGGTCGCGGAGTGGGCGGCGGACGACTACTACGTCGACGAGGTGTCCCTGGGCGCCGATCCGATGGTGGTCGGCTCGCGGCTGGCCAACCTCTACTCGGTGGTCGACCCGGCCTCGCTCACGCCCCGCTACCAGGCCGACTTCGAGGAGCACCACAAGCTCCAGCCGATCTCGGTGGCGTTCCGCAGCGCGATGGAACACCTGGCCAGGTACGCGAGCGTGGCGCAGATGGCCCGCTTCCAGCACCAGATGGCGATCCTCTTCGTCGCCTGGGCGCAGGAGGCGGACTGGCACGCCAACCGGCGGACCCCGCCGGTCTGGGAGTACCTGGTGCAGCGGCACCTCAACAGCTACCTGCCGCCGATGATCCTGATCGACGTGATGGGCGGCTACGAGCTGCCGCCGGGCGAGTTCTTCGACCCGCGGGTGCGGACCGCGTTCACCACCGCCGGTAACGCCGCGGTGCTGATCAACGACCTGTACTCCGGGAAGAACGAGTCCGAGAACGATCACAACCTGCCGACCGTGCTCGCCGCGGAGGACCGGCTCACCCCGCGCGAGGCGGTGCTGCGCACCGTGGACATCCACAACGAGCTGATGACCAGGTTCGTGAGCTCGGCCGCCGAGCTGAGCGCCGCCGGCTCGCCGACGCTGCGGCGGTTCCTCGCCGACACGTGGGCGTGGCTGGGCGGCAGCCGTGAGTGGCATGCCACGAGCGGCCGCTACCACTCGACCGACTAA
- a CDS encoding geranyl diphosphate 2-C-methyltransferase: MTTTAISPLRTDFERSVANYWNTNQVDPVNLRLGEVDGLYHHHYGVGEPDWGVLDGSAESREQRLIAELHRLESAQADLLLDHLGPIRPTDALLDGGSGRGGTSIMANARFGCRVDGVSISEYQVGFANEQAALRGVDDQVRFHFRNMLESGIGSDSRQAIWTNETTMYVDLFDLYAEFARMLRFGGRYVCITGCANDVTGRRSKSVSKINEHYTCDIHPRSDYFKALAANDLVPINVVDLTAATIPYWEMRARSEVATGIEEAFLTAYKEGSFHYLLIAADRV; this comes from the coding sequence GTGACAACCACTGCTATTTCGCCGCTGCGGACCGACTTCGAGCGCTCGGTCGCCAACTACTGGAACACCAACCAGGTCGACCCGGTGAACCTTCGCCTCGGCGAGGTCGACGGCCTCTACCACCACCACTACGGCGTCGGCGAACCCGACTGGGGCGTCCTCGACGGGTCGGCCGAGAGTCGCGAGCAGCGGCTGATCGCCGAGCTGCACCGCCTGGAGAGCGCCCAGGCCGACCTGCTGCTCGACCACCTCGGACCGATCCGGCCCACCGACGCGCTGCTCGACGGCGGCTCCGGCCGCGGCGGCACCAGCATCATGGCCAACGCGCGGTTCGGCTGCCGGGTCGACGGCGTGTCGATCTCCGAGTACCAGGTCGGCTTCGCCAACGAGCAGGCCGCGCTGCGCGGCGTCGACGACCAGGTCCGGTTCCACTTCCGGAACATGCTGGAGTCCGGCATCGGCTCCGACTCGCGGCAGGCGATCTGGACCAACGAGACGACGATGTACGTCGACCTGTTCGACCTCTACGCGGAATTCGCCCGGATGCTCCGCTTCGGCGGGCGCTACGTCTGCATCACCGGCTGCGCGAACGACGTGACCGGCCGGCGCTCCAAGTCGGTCAGCAAGATCAACGAGCACTACACCTGCGACATCCACCCGCGCAGCGACTACTTCAAGGCGCTCGCGGCCAACGATCTCGTCCCGATCAACGTGGTCGATCTGACCGCGGCCACCATTCCGTACTGGGAGATGCGTGCCCGGTCGGAGGTGGCCACCGGGATCGAGGAGGCTTTCCTCACGGCGTACAAGGAAGGCAGTTTCCACTACCTCCTGATCGCCGCCGACCGGGTCTGA
- a CDS encoding ion transporter — protein sequence MSVTRGLAARCAKVVEAPWFNGAGFGVIVVNAATLGLETYRPVVQAAGAELRVIEMLCVAGFVLELLVRFGSHLTAPGGFFRDRWNLFDLAIVVAPLLPGVRENVTLLRLLRLARIVRTFRLFLSLRVILVGIRRSLPGLASFLLVTVLLLYGYAMLGWMMFGHAYPERYGTVGQAMLTLFLLLSLDGITDTLGAGREVTEWAVLYYVSYMVTACYLLTNLLVGVVLTALQDAHEAERASQQPGAKTATRPDRPMPEAASVGVLATDPALPPPPGPAPTPPTQGLPPAPPTQGLPQTPQAQGLPQTPQVQVLAPALSTQGLAPAAPAPGAVVTPNADVRRQLAQLRAAVDALEAQLTANLAGYHDTAHALAVHGHNPHGGPAVMHTKPIPADESA from the coding sequence ATGAGCGTTACCAGGGGACTTGCGGCACGCTGCGCGAAGGTGGTGGAGGCGCCCTGGTTCAACGGGGCCGGGTTCGGGGTCATCGTGGTGAACGCGGCGACCCTCGGGCTGGAGACCTACCGGCCGGTGGTGCAGGCGGCCGGGGCTGAGCTGCGGGTCATCGAGATGCTGTGCGTGGCCGGGTTCGTGCTGGAGTTGCTTGTCCGGTTCGGATCACATCTGACCGCGCCCGGTGGGTTCTTCCGGGACCGGTGGAACCTGTTCGACCTGGCCATTGTGGTGGCGCCGCTGCTGCCCGGGGTGCGGGAGAACGTGACGCTGCTCCGGCTGCTGCGGCTGGCCCGGATCGTCCGGACGTTCCGGCTCTTCCTCAGCCTGCGGGTGATCCTGGTGGGGATCCGGCGGAGCCTGCCCGGGCTGGCGAGCTTCCTGCTGGTCACGGTGCTGCTGCTGTACGGGTACGCGATGCTCGGCTGGATGATGTTCGGGCACGCCTACCCGGAGCGGTACGGGACGGTCGGGCAGGCGATGCTCACGCTCTTCCTGCTGCTGTCGCTGGACGGGATCACCGACACGCTCGGGGCCGGGCGGGAGGTGACCGAGTGGGCGGTCCTCTACTACGTGTCCTACATGGTCACGGCGTGCTATCTGCTGACGAACCTGCTGGTCGGGGTGGTGCTGACCGCGCTGCAGGACGCTCACGAGGCGGAACGGGCGTCCCAGCAGCCGGGCGCCAAGACGGCGACCCGGCCGGACCGGCCGATGCCGGAGGCGGCGTCGGTCGGGGTGCTGGCGACCGACCCGGCCCTGCCACCGCCGCCGGGCCCGGCACCGACTCCGCCGACCCAGGGCCTCCCGCCGGCTCCGCCGACCCAGGGTCTCCCGCAGACTCCGCAGGCCCAGGGTCTCCCGCAGACTCCGCAGGTCCAGGTCCTCGCGCCGGCTCTGTCAACCCAGGGGCTCGCGCCGGCTGCGCCGGCCCCGGGGGCCGTGGTGACGCCGAACGCGGACGTGCGACGCCAGCTCGCGCAGCTGCGGGCCGCCGTCGACGCGCTGGAGGCGCAGCTCACCGCGAACCTGGCCGGGTACCACGACACCGCGCACGCGCTGGCCGTGCACGGGCACAACCCGCACGGCGGCCCGGCCGTCATGCACACCAAACCGATCCCGGCCGATGAGTCGGCGTAG
- a CDS encoding aldo/keto reductase: MQQRTLGGLTVSAIGFGAMGMSHGYGPGPDRDANVGLLRAAVERGVTFFDTAEVYGPWVNEELVGEALEPFRGQVVIATKFGFVIDADGRQQPGTDSRPENIRRVAEASLKRLRLDTLDLFYQHRVDPDVPIEEVAGAVRELIEAGKVRHFGMSEAAAGTIRRAHAVQPVTAVQSEYSLWWRRPEDELLDTLGELGIGFVPFSPLGRGFLTGKIGADTVFAENDMRNGLPRFSAEAREANQALVELIGRLGAARGATPAQVALGWLLARRPWIVPIPGTRRLERLDENLGALDLELSPEDLAEIEAAAAKIEVLGGRYPEQMERMTNL, translated from the coding sequence ATGCAGCAGAGGACACTGGGGGGCCTGACGGTCTCGGCGATCGGGTTCGGCGCGATGGGGATGAGTCACGGCTACGGGCCGGGGCCGGACCGGGACGCGAACGTCGGACTGCTCCGGGCGGCGGTCGAGCGCGGCGTCACGTTCTTCGACACCGCCGAGGTCTACGGGCCGTGGGTCAACGAGGAGCTGGTCGGCGAGGCGCTCGAGCCGTTCCGCGGGCAGGTGGTGATCGCCACCAAGTTCGGGTTCGTGATCGACGCGGACGGTCGGCAGCAGCCGGGCACGGACAGCCGGCCGGAGAACATCCGGCGGGTCGCCGAGGCCTCCCTGAAGCGGCTGCGGCTGGACACGCTCGACCTGTTCTACCAGCACCGGGTCGACCCGGACGTGCCGATCGAGGAGGTCGCCGGCGCGGTCCGGGAGCTGATCGAGGCGGGCAAGGTGCGGCACTTCGGGATGTCCGAGGCGGCGGCCGGGACGATCCGGCGGGCGCATGCCGTGCAACCGGTCACCGCGGTGCAGAGTGAGTATTCGCTGTGGTGGCGCCGGCCCGAGGACGAGCTGCTGGACACGCTCGGGGAGTTGGGGATCGGGTTCGTGCCGTTCAGCCCGCTCGGGCGGGGCTTCCTGACCGGGAAGATCGGGGCGGACACCGTCTTCGCGGAGAACGACATGCGTAACGGGCTGCCGCGGTTCTCGGCCGAGGCGCGGGAGGCGAACCAGGCGCTGGTCGAGCTGATCGGCCGGCTCGGGGCGGCCCGCGGGGCGACGCCGGCGCAGGTGGCGCTGGGCTGGCTGCTGGCGCGGCGGCCGTGGATCGTGCCGATCCCGGGCACCCGGCGGCTGGAGCGCCTCGACGAGAATCTCGGCGCGCTCGACCTCGAGCTGAGCCCCGAGGACCTGGCCGAGATCGAGGCCGCGGCCGCCAAGATCGAGGTCCTCGGCGGCCGCTACCCGGAGCAGATGGAACGGATGACCAACCTCTGA